In a genomic window of Flavobacterium lipolyticum:
- a CDS encoding CBS domain-containing protein, with translation MTVEQILNAKGKNVYSVLSTTTVYEALKVMGEKNIGAILVIDGSDLKGILSERDYARKIVLKDKSSKETFVHEIMESNVFSVKLSNKIEDCMELMSTKRIRHLPVLEDGIVVGIISISDVVKAIIEIQKDTINHLNSYISQ, from the coding sequence ATGACTGTAGAACAAATATTAAACGCAAAAGGGAAAAATGTTTATTCAGTTCTTTCAACCACAACGGTTTATGAAGCCTTAAAGGTAATGGGAGAGAAAAACATAGGTGCTATTCTGGTTATTGATGGTTCCGATTTAAAAGGAATATTGTCTGAGAGGGATTATGCTCGAAAAATTGTTTTGAAAGATAAATCATCAAAAGAAACGTTTGTGCATGAAATTATGGAAAGCAATGTTTTCTCGGTAAAACTTTCAAATAAGATTGAAGATTGTATGGAACTAATGAGTACCAAAAGAATCAGACATTTACCGGTTCTGGAAGATGGAATTGTAGTAGGAATAATATCTATAAGTGATGTGGTTAAGGCTATTATAGAAATTCAGAAAGATACTATTAATCATTTAAACTCTTATATTTCGCAATAA
- a CDS encoding NADP-dependent malic enzyme: protein MNKESKRREALLYHSEPTPGKIQVVPTKKYATQRDLSLAYSPGVAEPCLDIAANVEDVYKYTAKGNLVAVISNGTAVLGLGDIGPEASKPVMEGKGLLFKIFSDIDVFDIEIGTKDIEEFIQTVKNIAPTFGGINLEDIKAPESFEIERRLVEELDIPVMHDDQHGTAIISSAALINALELAGKKAEDVKVVVSGAGSAAIACTDLYVLLGVQVKNIKMFNSKGLLTKDNSSLSELQLKYAVDGAKIDLAEAVKGADVFIGLSSGGILSPEMLLTMNENPIVFAMANPNPEIDYNLATETRKDIIMATGRSDFPNQVNNVLGFPYIFRGALDVRATKINEAMKMAAVKALAILAKEPVPEQVNVAYGATKLGFGQEYIIPKPFDPRLITVVAPAVARAAMESGVAKNPITDWAAYEDVLRERMGNDNKMVRLITNRAKVSPKRIVFAEADQLNVLKAAQIVHEDGIGFPILLGNKEVILELKEELGFDAELEIIDPKTNEEEARRNRFANSYWETRGRRGVSLLDSQKFMRERNYFAAMMVNEGEADALVTGHTRSYPTVVKPMLQLIEKAPGASLVATANMMLTSRGPMFLSDTAININPSTEDLINIAIMTAKTAKMFGVEPVIAMVSYSNFGSSTSPSASKVREAVAYLHKNHPEMIVDGEIQADFALNQEMLAEKFPFSKLAGKKVNTLIFPNLDSANITYKLLKELYKVNSIGPIMMGMGKPVHIFQLGASVEEMVNMAAIAVIDAQEKESKKIKLAK from the coding sequence ATGAACAAAGAGAGTAAAAGAAGAGAAGCGTTACTGTACCATTCAGAACCAACTCCAGGAAAAATTCAGGTAGTTCCAACAAAAAAATATGCAACCCAAAGAGATTTATCTTTGGCTTATTCGCCAGGAGTTGCAGAGCCATGTTTAGACATTGCAGCAAACGTAGAAGACGTTTACAAATATACAGCAAAAGGAAATTTAGTTGCCGTGATCTCAAACGGTACAGCAGTTTTAGGTCTTGGGGACATTGGTCCTGAGGCTTCTAAGCCAGTAATGGAAGGAAAAGGATTGTTGTTTAAAATATTCTCTGATATTGATGTTTTTGATATCGAAATCGGGACAAAAGATATCGAAGAATTCATTCAGACCGTAAAAAATATTGCTCCAACTTTTGGAGGGATAAATCTGGAAGACATTAAAGCACCGGAATCTTTTGAAATCGAAAGACGATTGGTAGAAGAATTAGACATTCCGGTAATGCACGACGATCAGCACGGTACTGCAATTATCTCGTCAGCAGCTTTAATTAATGCCCTTGAATTGGCAGGGAAAAAAGCAGAAGATGTAAAAGTCGTAGTTTCGGGTGCAGGTTCTGCAGCGATTGCTTGTACTGATTTATATGTTTTGTTAGGAGTTCAGGTTAAGAACATTAAGATGTTTAACAGTAAAGGACTTTTAACAAAAGATAATTCTTCACTATCAGAATTGCAGTTGAAATATGCAGTTGACGGAGCTAAAATTGATTTAGCAGAAGCAGTGAAAGGAGCAGATGTTTTCATCGGATTATCTTCAGGAGGTATTTTGTCACCTGAAATGTTATTGACAATGAACGAGAATCCAATTGTTTTTGCAATGGCAAATCCAAATCCGGAAATCGATTATAACTTAGCAACAGAAACCCGTAAAGATATTATTATGGCTACGGGACGTTCAGATTTTCCTAATCAGGTAAATAACGTTCTTGGATTCCCTTATATTTTTAGAGGAGCATTAGACGTACGTGCTACAAAAATTAACGAAGCGATGAAAATGGCTGCCGTAAAAGCATTAGCTATTTTGGCAAAAGAGCCGGTACCGGAGCAGGTTAACGTAGCATACGGAGCAACAAAATTAGGTTTCGGACAAGAGTATATCATTCCTAAACCATTTGATCCTAGATTGATTACTGTGGTTGCGCCTGCAGTTGCAAGAGCAGCAATGGAATCCGGAGTAGCAAAAAATCCTATTACAGACTGGGCAGCATACGAAGATGTGCTTCGCGAGCGTATGGGGAACGACAATAAAATGGTACGTTTGATTACCAACCGTGCTAAAGTAAGTCCAAAAAGAATTGTTTTTGCAGAAGCAGATCAGTTAAACGTACTTAAAGCAGCACAGATTGTACACGAAGACGGAATTGGTTTTCCAATCTTACTAGGAAATAAAGAAGTCATTTTAGAACTTAAAGAAGAATTAGGTTTTGATGCTGAACTAGAGATCATCGACCCTAAAACTAATGAAGAAGAAGCAAGACGTAACCGATTTGCTAATTCTTATTGGGAAACAAGAGGAAGAAGAGGAGTTTCGTTATTAGATTCACAAAAATTCATGCGCGAAAGAAACTATTTTGCTGCGATGATGGTGAACGAAGGAGAAGCAGATGCTTTGGTAACAGGTCATACAAGAAGTTATCCAACTGTTGTGAAACCAATGTTACAATTGATTGAAAAAGCACCGGGAGCCTCATTAGTGGCTACAGCCAATATGATGTTGACTTCTCGTGGACCAATGTTCTTGTCAGACACAGCAATCAACATTAATCCTTCAACAGAAGATTTGATTAACATTGCGATCATGACGGCTAAAACGGCTAAAATGTTTGGTGTAGAGCCTGTTATTGCAATGGTTTCGTATTCAAACTTCGGGTCTTCAACAAGTCCAAGTGCTTCAAAAGTGAGAGAAGCAGTAGCTTATTTGCATAAAAACCATCCGGAAATGATTGTTGACGGAGAAATTCAGGCAGATTTTGCCTTGAATCAGGAAATGCTTGCAGAAAAATTCCCTTTCTCAAAATTAGCAGGTAAAAAAGTGAATACCTTGATTTTCCCTAATTTAGATTCGGCTAACATTACTTATAAATTGTTAAAAGAACTTTACAAAGTAAATTCTATTGGACCAATTATGATGGGAATGGGTAAACCGGTTCACATTTTTCAATTAGGAGCAAGCGTTGAGGAAATGGTAAATATGGCTGCAATTGCAGTTATTGACGCTCAGGAAAAAGAAAGTAAAAAGATTAAATTAGCAAAATAG
- the ruvA gene encoding Holliday junction branch migration protein RuvA: MIAHLQGKLVEKNPTEVIIECGGVGYQVNISLHTFSLIPNVENIKLYTHLQIKEDAHTLFGFVEKSEREIFRMLLSVSGIGANIARTMLSSIEPRQIINAIASGDVGIIQSIKGIGNKTAQRVILDLKEKVLKLYDLDEVSIVQNNTNRDEALSALEVLGFVRKTSEKVVEKIVKEDPEATVETIIKKALKSL; the protein is encoded by the coding sequence ATGATAGCACATTTACAGGGGAAATTAGTAGAGAAAAATCCAACAGAAGTCATCATTGAGTGTGGTGGAGTAGGATATCAGGTAAACATCTCTTTACATACCTTTTCATTAATTCCCAATGTAGAAAATATAAAATTGTATACGCATCTTCAAATCAAAGAAGATGCGCATACATTATTTGGTTTTGTAGAAAAATCAGAACGCGAAATATTCAGAATGTTATTGTCGGTTTCAGGAATTGGTGCAAACATTGCCAGAACCATGTTGTCATCCATAGAGCCAAGACAAATCATCAATGCTATCGCCTCAGGAGACGTAGGTATAATCCAGTCCATAAAAGGAATTGGGAACAAAACAGCACAAAGAGTTATACTAGATTTAAAAGAAAAAGTGTTAAAATTGTACGATTTGGACGAAGTTTCTATCGTACAGAACAATACAAATCGAGATGAAGCGTTATCTGCTTTGGAGGTTTTAGGTTTTGTTCGTAAAACTTCTGAAAAAGTAGTAGAGAAAATCGTAAAAGAAGATCCGGAAGCTACTGTAGAAACCATTATCAAGAAAGCACTAAAAAGCCTATAA